One stretch of Plodia interpunctella isolate USDA-ARS_2022_Savannah chromosome 10, ilPloInte3.2, whole genome shotgun sequence DNA includes these proteins:
- the LOC128673305 gene encoding uncharacterized protein LOC128673305 — MTTESVTDYSDTSDGNFTTESIGTSSIGLNEEFPLFSLPEIQIPIRESDMKSFQSEVPDTLSVFGAFIIIEIVMTALELCIWIAAALKMPRLRNNYRNQMLMQLSVVRFLKRLIFLLVYFKDNNIITSSANANISLLTCQFYIDFVIVFLVIFFVKHMYDSLIVVLVKISQNNLLKVLAFAWLLPLPITAVCTVMVSFHVLSEWTISLLICCTIRWPLILIGTVLYLTILFKVLKDKIRKFARSLAVITFLLCLVINLYLFTKDIIDLWCLNSFLAVIISYVLGFFLNFLILCLYITLITLNYKCRTISSGKLPNNSMVGF, encoded by the coding sequence atgacaacGGAAAGTGTAACGGATTACAGTGATACGAGTGATGGAAACTTCACGACAGAGTCTATCGGAACATCATCAATAGGTCTAAACGAAGAATTTCCCCTATTTTCGCTCCCGGAGATACAAATTCCGATTAGAGAAAGCGACATGAAGTCATTTCAGAGCGAAGTTCCAGACACTTTGTCAGTATTCGGggcttttattataattgaaattgtgATGACAGCTTTGGAGTTGTGCATATGGATAGCGGCCGCGCTTAAGATGCCACGTTTGAGGAATAACTACAGGAATCAAATGCTGATGCAGCTCAGTGTGGTACGCTTTTTAAAAAGACTGATATTTTTgctagtttattttaaagataacaACATTATCACTTCTTCCGCAAATGCTAACATATCTTTATTGActtgtcaattttatattgatttcgTGATcgtttttttagttatattttttgtaaagcaCATGTATGACAGTCTGATTGTAGTACTAGTAAAAATAAGTCAAAATAATCTACTGAAAGTATTAGCATTTGCATGGCTATTGCCCCTACCGATAACTGCGGTATGTACGGTAATGGTTTCGTTTCACGTACTCAGTGAATGGACAATATCGTTACTTATTTGCTGCACAATTAGATGGCCGCTGATATTAATAGGCACAGTTCTTTATTTGACGATACTGTTCAAAGTTCTCaaagataaaataagaaaattcgCTAGAAGCCTTGCAGTTATCACATTCTTGCTTTGTCTTgttataaacttatatttatttaccaaagaTATAATTGATCTCTGGTGTCTCAATTCTTTCCTTGCTGTTATAATAAGTTACGTATTGGGTTTCTTTTTGAATTTCCTCATCCtttgtttgtatataactttaataactttaaattacaaatgcaGAACAATATCATCAGGGAAGTTACCGAATAATAGTATGGTTGGATTCTGA
- the LOC128673304 gene encoding uncharacterized protein LOC128673304, with protein sequence METIISLYEELKKIRVYLIKLGASRRTEKVLVNKLNEINAIYEKYETWLIGFEEKLKRKYYSSDDIILIKNYCSRFLELHENILVLCNSDKPKSSFNMNSFDLKTALNLLPIMTNEESNTKQLIDNIEYYNTLLKEDTCKQNLINFVLKSRLSPEAKLKLKSKYESVNELIIDMRNVLLCKKAATAIQNKLQKIRQNDLSIADYGKEITELFVDLTITQADGNDQCYKILKPINEKMAVKQFADGLRNRRLSTIISARNYSSLKDAVQAAQDEEVSIPSTSGEIMGMYKKPYHNKYFNNGSNYYRSWRGGRCRYPVHRGRARGQQAAHLASRGQGSRGQYTRGSSGGPQQRGKFFNSTRGNQGMRNNRNIHLMHDNDNNNFEKFEESELSLNQFFREE encoded by the coding sequence ATGGAAACTATTATATCATTGTATGaggaattaaagaaaattagagtatatttaattaaattaggagCCAGTCGAAGAACGGAAAAAGTgttagtaaacaaattaaatgagaTTAATGCAATCTATGAGAAATATGAGACGTGGCTGATAGGTTTTGAAGAAAAACttaagagaaaatattatagttcggatgatattatattaatcaaaaattattgtagTCGATTTTTAGagttacatgaaaatattttagtgttgTGTAATAGTGATAAGCCGAAGTCATCGTTCAACATGAAttcttttgatttaaaaacggCGTTAAATCTTTTACCTATTATGACAAATGAGGAGtcgaatacaaaacagttGATTGAtaacattgaatattataatactttattgaaagaagatacatgtaaacaaaatttaattaatttcgtatTAAAAAGTAGGCTTTCTCCTGAAgctaagttaaaattaaaatcaaaatatgaatCAGTTAATGAGTTAATTATTGATATgagaaatgtattattgtgtaaGAAAGCTGCAACggcaatacaaaataaattacaaaaaattagacaaaatgacTTGTCAATTGCTGACTATGGTAAAGAAATAACGGAACTATTTGTTGATTTAACGATAACGCAAGCTGACGGGAATGATcaatgctataaaatattaaaacctattaatgaaaaaatggcTGTTAAGCAATTTGCTGACGGCTTGCGTAATCGTCGACTTAGTACGATTATTTCAGCCAGGAATTATAGTTCACTTAAAGATGCTGTACAGGCAGCCCAAGATGAAGAAGTATCAATTCCTTCAACATCTGGAGAAATCATGGGTATGTACAAGAAAccataccataataaatatttcaacaatggttcaaattattatagaagcTGGCGTGGAGGACGTTGCCGCTATCCTGTACATAGAGGAAGAGCTCGAGGACAGCAAGCAGCTCATCTAGCTTCTCGAGGACAAGGGTCACGAGGTCAGTACACGCGAGGAAGTAGCGGAGGTCCACAGCAGAGaggtaaattttttaattcaactaGAGGAAATCAAGGGATGCGTAATAATcgtaatattcatttaatgcatgataatgataataataatttcgaaaaatttGAAGAGTCAGAACTTTCTTTGAATCAGTTTTTTCGTGAGGAAtag
- the LOC128673306 gene encoding uncharacterized protein LOC128673306, whose protein sequence is MLAYLAVAFALAAPALALPRDRLGYEREIDTTNFNQVPKLLDSYVLSDEYLASQKNKGNKLITRFKPDEPVAYDNVILESNVVTILRPDKKRTESDSGPELVRTRRGYNLENVRVPARYPYLPVPRYNRFRRWG, encoded by the coding sequence ATGCTCGCGTATCTCGCGGTCGCCTTCGCGCTCGCGGCGCCCGCGCTTGCTTTGCCCCGCGATAGACTCGGCTACGAAAGAGAAATAGACACCACCAATTTCAATCAAGTGCCAAAACTCCTTGACTCGTACGTTTTGAGTGATGAATATCTAGCCTCCCAGAAGaataaaggaaataaattgataaccAGGTTCAAACCAGATGAACCGGTGGCATACGACAATGTGATACTAGAATCGAATGTTGTGACAATTTTAAGACCTGACAAGAAGCGAACGGAAAGTGATTCCGGGCCAGAGCTAGTGCGGACGCGACGAGGATACAATTTGGAGAACGTTAGGGTGCCGGCGAGGTATCCGTACCTGCCTGTCCCGAGATACAACAGATTCCGCAGATGGGGCTAG